In the Chroococcidiopsis sp. SAG 2025 genome, one interval contains:
- a CDS encoding MarR family winged helix-turn-helix transcriptional regulator, with protein MPSTSTERKIAEPLREILAPYSVGYRIKLLGQLGSRRFQERLEPFGLTPFHWVVLCCLWEEDGLATCSIGEKLQQVGGTLTGVLDRMEERGLIRRERDPRDRRIWRIWLTGAGRELENILPPIALDLKEQAMQGFSLEERQLFSRLIDQAIANLS; from the coding sequence ATGCCTTCTACTTCTACCGAACGAAAAATTGCCGAGCCATTGCGAGAAATTTTAGCGCCGTATAGCGTTGGCTACCGCATTAAGCTGTTAGGTCAGTTGGGGAGTCGCAGATTTCAAGAACGCCTCGAACCATTCGGTCTGACACCCTTTCACTGGGTCGTGTTGTGCTGTTTGTGGGAGGAAGATGGCTTAGCCACTTGTAGCATTGGGGAGAAATTGCAGCAGGTAGGAGGAACTTTAACGGGAGTGCTCGATCGCATGGAAGAACGAGGACTGATCCGCAGAGAGCGCGACCCTCGCGATCGCCGCATTTGGCGGATCTGGCTAACGGGTGCTGGTCGAGAACTAGAAAATATATTACCCCCAATCGCTTTAGATCTGAAGGAACAAGCCATGCAAGGCTTTTCTCTGGAAGAACGCCAACTGTTTTCCAGGTTAATTGACCAAGCGATCGCCAATCTTTCCTAA
- a CDS encoding class I SAM-dependent methyltransferase — MKVASPSRYTYQVQERGDRVRPNRFHSRYAILKLLLEKLQHLVESELLVPGEKLLDYGCGNKPYESLFKQKFDRYIGADFPGNDRAEIAVGPQGQLPIADASIDCVLSSQVLEHVEQPQVYLKEAYRVLKPGSALVLSTHGIWRYHPDPCDYWRWTAAGLQREVVQAGFEVVSVQSVFGMASAGLQLWQDATEEKVPGRLRKFYIWLLQRAIGWMESRHPEQLSNDAAVYIILARKSRGEENIFS, encoded by the coding sequence ATGAAAGTAGCGTCACCTTCTCGGTATACTTATCAAGTCCAAGAACGGGGCGATCGCGTGCGTCCCAACCGCTTTCACTCCCGCTATGCAATTCTCAAATTGCTGCTGGAAAAGTTACAGCATCTAGTTGAATCTGAGTTGCTTGTCCCAGGAGAAAAGTTACTGGATTACGGTTGTGGTAACAAGCCTTACGAATCATTATTCAAACAAAAATTCGATCGCTATATTGGAGCTGACTTTCCAGGTAACGATCGCGCAGAAATTGCGGTTGGTCCCCAAGGACAGCTACCAATTGCCGATGCAAGTATTGATTGCGTCCTCTCTTCTCAGGTTTTAGAACATGTAGAACAGCCTCAAGTCTATTTGAAGGAAGCTTATCGAGTTCTCAAGCCAGGTAGCGCTTTGGTGCTTTCGACTCACGGAATTTGGCGATATCATCCCGATCCTTGCGATTACTGGCGCTGGACGGCTGCTGGTTTGCAACGAGAAGTCGTTCAAGCTGGGTTTGAGGTCGTATCGGTGCAAAGTGTTTTTGGGATGGCATCTGCTGGATTGCAACTTTGGCAAGATGCTACGGAAGAAAAAGTACCAGGTCGTTTGCGCAAATTCTACATTTGGTTGCTTCAACGGGCGATCGGTTGGATGGAATCGCGCCATCCCGAACAGTTATCTAACGATGCGGCGGTGTATATTATCCTTGCCAGAAAATCTAGAGGAGAGGAGAATATTTTTTCCTGA
- a CDS encoding glycosyltransferase: MALGQQSFLLPVPTGSLLIPETAPAATSDRDFQTNRGQKSFSVRFSLVIPTYNEGKNIRAIVSILTDLLDPILPEDYELIVVDDDSPDRTWEIAQRLMVEYPQLRVMRRTTEKGLSTAVVRGWQVANGEILGVIDGDLQHPPQVLLKLLAAMNDGADLAVASRHIEGGGVSSWSAVRRFLSRGAQLLGLVILPQVVGRVSDPMSGYFMVQRQAIAGAALSPVGYKILIEVLGRGDIKEIAEVGYVFQERREGESKVTWKQYVDYIKHLIGLRVSRGRIGRIRQKINFPIGRFIRFGAVGFSGVFVDMAVLYLLHDPSGLGWGLTRSKAIAAEAAIINNFFWNDAWTFSDMSRQQRGWRKRIKRLLKFNIVCLMGLVLNILLLNVLYNTLHVHYQIANLLAIAIVTFWNFWINLKLSWRVTESND; this comes from the coding sequence ATGGCACTCGGACAACAAAGCTTCCTATTACCAGTTCCTACAGGCTCTCTACTCATACCTGAAACTGCACCAGCCGCTACCTCAGATAGAGATTTTCAGACAAATAGAGGACAAAAAAGCTTTTCGGTACGCTTTTCTCTGGTTATACCTACATATAACGAAGGAAAAAACATTCGCGCGATCGTCAGCATTCTCACCGATTTACTCGATCCAATTCTGCCAGAAGATTATGAATTAATCGTCGTTGACGATGATAGCCCGGATCGGACGTGGGAAATTGCTCAGCGTCTAATGGTAGAGTACCCCCAATTGCGGGTGATGCGACGGACTACGGAAAAGGGACTTTCTACAGCTGTGGTGCGCGGTTGGCAAGTAGCCAATGGAGAGATTTTAGGCGTAATTGATGGCGACCTACAACACCCACCGCAGGTCTTGTTGAAACTTTTAGCGGCAATGAACGATGGTGCAGATTTAGCTGTAGCTAGTCGCCACATTGAAGGTGGGGGAGTGAGTAGCTGGAGTGCGGTACGTCGCTTTTTGTCAAGAGGCGCACAACTATTAGGTTTGGTAATCTTACCGCAAGTCGTGGGGCGCGTGTCTGACCCCATGAGCGGTTATTTTATGGTACAGCGACAAGCGATCGCCGGAGCAGCTCTCAGTCCTGTAGGCTACAAAATTTTAATTGAAGTTTTGGGACGGGGAGATATTAAAGAAATTGCTGAAGTAGGTTACGTTTTCCAAGAACGGCGCGAAGGCGAAAGCAAAGTTACGTGGAAGCAGTATGTAGACTACATCAAGCACTTGATCGGACTGCGAGTTTCGCGAGGACGGATCGGCAGAATTCGACAAAAAATTAATTTTCCGATTGGCAGATTTATCCGCTTCGGTGCGGTTGGTTTTAGCGGGGTATTTGTCGATATGGCAGTTTTATATCTCCTCCACGATCCGAGTGGCTTGGGATGGGGTTTGACGCGGAGTAAAGCGATCGCGGCGGAAGCTGCTATTATCAATAACTTTTTCTGGAACGATGCTTGGACGTTCAGCGATATGTCCCGACAGCAACGCGGTTGGCGCAAGCGGATCAAGCGGTTGTTGAAATTTAATATCGTCTGCTTAATGGGTTTGGTCTTGAATATCCTGCTGCTGAATGTCCTGTACAACACTTTGCACGTCCACTATCAAATCGCCAATCTCCTAGCGATCGCGATCGTCACGTTCTGGAACTTCTGGATCAACCTCAAACTCAGCTGGCGCGTCACGGAGAGCAATGATTAG
- a CDS encoding MFS transporter, which produces MNRLANIEIVPALRSRNYRLFFFGQGVSLIGTWMTQTATIWLVYQLTNSALMLGIVGFTSQIPSLFLAAWGGVLVDRFNTHKILVITQILAMIQSLALAVLALSGTIHIWHFIILSLFQGVINAVDAPARQAFVPEMVEKRDDLASAIALNSSLVNGGRLVGPAIAGILIARIGAAYCFLIDGVSYIAVIAALMAMRLKPKKIVVTTANPLQRLKEGFVYAYNFSPIRSTLLLLALFSLMAMPYITLVPIFATKILAGDARTLGLLMAASGVGAIGGGIYLSTRKTVVGLGKVIALAPALCGTGIIFFSLSRMLWLSTLMSALIGLGSILTISSSNTVIQTIVEDDKRGRVMSLFTMSFLGMVPFGNLFAGFSADRIGATNTLLIGGSFCIIGSLLFARQLPKLRQAARPVLQQRGILSQTNT; this is translated from the coding sequence ATGAATAGACTTGCAAATATTGAGATCGTACCTGCTTTGAGATCGAGAAACTACCGTCTGTTTTTCTTTGGACAAGGAGTTTCATTAATTGGTACGTGGATGACGCAAACGGCAACGATTTGGTTGGTTTACCAACTCACAAATTCAGCGTTAATGTTGGGCATTGTGGGTTTTACTAGTCAAATTCCCAGCTTATTCTTAGCCGCTTGGGGGGGAGTTTTAGTAGATCGATTCAATACACATAAAATTTTAGTTATCACTCAAATATTAGCCATGATACAGTCCCTAGCGCTAGCAGTGTTAGCGCTATCAGGAACGATCCATATTTGGCATTTTATTATTTTGAGTTTATTTCAAGGCGTAATTAATGCTGTAGATGCTCCGGCTAGACAAGCATTTGTGCCAGAAATGGTCGAAAAGAGAGACGATTTAGCTAGTGCGATCGCCTTGAATTCTTCTCTGGTTAATGGCGGACGGTTAGTTGGACCTGCGATCGCGGGAATTTTGATTGCTAGAATTGGCGCTGCTTACTGTTTTTTAATTGATGGTGTAAGCTATATTGCTGTCATTGCGGCTTTAATGGCAATGCGCTTAAAACCAAAGAAAATAGTCGTTACAACCGCCAACCCATTGCAAAGATTGAAAGAAGGATTTGTTTACGCCTACAACTTTTCTCCGATCCGCTCGACCTTGCTATTACTGGCTTTATTTAGTTTAATGGCAATGCCTTATATTACCTTAGTTCCTATATTTGCTACCAAAATTTTAGCTGGTGATGCGCGCACTTTAGGCTTATTAATGGCAGCCTCGGGAGTAGGAGCAATTGGCGGAGGAATTTATTTAAGCACGCGCAAAACAGTTGTCGGTTTGGGCAAAGTCATTGCTTTAGCTCCGGCACTTTGCGGCACGGGAATTATCTTTTTTTCCCTATCAAGAATGCTATGGTTATCCACCCTTATGTCAGCGTTAATCGGACTAGGTTCTATTCTGACTATTTCCTCCAGCAACACTGTCATTCAAACTATTGTTGAAGATGATAAACGCGGACGAGTCATGAGTTTATTCACCATGTCCTTTTTAGGAATGGTTCCATTTGGTAACTTATTTGCTGGATTTTCTGCCGATCGCATTGGTGCTACCAATACTTTACTTATAGGGGGAAGTTTTTGTATTATCGGCTCGCTATTATTTGCCAGACAGTTACCTAAACTCAGACAAGCAGCCCGTCCAGTTTTGCAACAAAGAGGTATATTATCCCAGACAAACACGTAG
- a CDS encoding class I SAM-dependent methyltransferase, with protein MVVSPVETFYNNFSPTFIRDYVYGNERIERQLEFFTKAIHPDTARILVIGCGSGQGTHFIAKWIAKKAQILAVDISSENLRLARSLFSHPRIEYRQVNVVTEVIEGNWDAIILPDVYEHIPLAARGDLHRKFNTLLSPQGKILFTIPSPGKQAALYASGEGLQVVDEVVTLEDLIEVGKAVEGALTYWSTISVWNTNDYIHAAVERGAAEIGTISQQDYLPIKGFSSLRQNISYRGLVALTNLPGIVRVTRWWKRQRVQKLVEGDRS; from the coding sequence ATGGTGGTTAGTCCAGTTGAAACTTTCTACAACAACTTTTCTCCAACTTTTATTCGAGATTACGTTTACGGTAACGAACGTATCGAACGCCAGCTAGAGTTTTTTACAAAAGCCATTCATCCCGATACGGCAAGAATATTAGTTATTGGTTGTGGTTCGGGACAGGGAACTCATTTTATTGCTAAATGGATAGCAAAAAAAGCTCAGATTTTAGCAGTAGATATTAGTTCGGAAAATCTTCGTTTGGCTCGGAGTTTATTTAGTCACCCTCGAATTGAATATCGCCAAGTTAACGTGGTGACAGAAGTAATTGAGGGAAACTGGGATGCGATTATTTTACCTGATGTTTACGAACATATTCCTCTAGCAGCAAGGGGAGATTTACATCGTAAATTTAACACTTTGCTGAGTCCTCAAGGCAAAATTTTGTTTACGATTCCTAGTCCAGGAAAGCAAGCAGCACTCTACGCATCGGGAGAAGGTTTGCAAGTCGTGGATGAAGTTGTCACCCTAGAAGATTTGATCGAAGTAGGAAAAGCAGTTGAAGGAGCGCTGACCTATTGGAGTACAATCTCTGTATGGAATACAAACGATTATATCCACGCGGCTGTCGAACGAGGAGCGGCAGAAATTGGGACGATTTCTCAACAAGATTATTTACCAATTAAAGGATTCAGTTCTCTGCGGCAAAATATATCTTATCGTGGCTTAGTTGCCCTGACAAATCTACCTGGAATTGTTCGGGTGACAAGATGGTGGAAGCGCCAACGAGTCCAAAAGTTAGTTGAGGGCGATCGCTCTTAG
- a CDS encoding lipopolysaccharide biosynthesis protein, giving the protein MPEPLPESLKTSSESDRDRHFRTDHLNADLKKRSVRGGAVTLVAQACKFTLQIGSTVILARLLAPQDYGLVGMVTAVTGFVALFKDMGLSMATIQKAEINHRQISNLFWVNIAVSLLLTLVTCALAPAVAVFYNEPRLTLITIVSAIGFLFGGLTVQHQALLNRQMRFTALAAIDIVAMAFGVVSALVLAWYGAGYWALVVMQIAIAIGQMGGAWLLCSWRPSLPQRHANIRELLTFGSHLTGFNVINYFARNLDNILIGRSWGAGQLGLYSKAYGLLLLPLQQINAPITAVAIPSLSRLQADPQQFRNYYLKAVSLVTFLTLPLVILSIAISEEVVTLILGSQWREASFLFRFLGVAAIFQPLCNTAGWLYIATGKTDRMLKWGVFASSLTVVSFFIGLPYGARGVALCYAVAMLLQVYPCMYYATRGLEITTSDLFSAIAQSLVAAIIAGIATIGVKFVLDPILPVWEIAIACTLVMTILYVAIVFYLFGKKSFYLSFLQEFKQRR; this is encoded by the coding sequence TTGCCAGAGCCTTTGCCAGAGTCTTTAAAAACCAGCTCCGAGAGCGATCGCGACCGACACTTTCGCACCGATCATCTCAATGCCGATCTCAAAAAGCGTTCTGTACGCGGCGGAGCAGTGACGCTGGTAGCTCAAGCTTGTAAGTTTACCTTGCAGATCGGTTCCACTGTCATTTTAGCCCGCCTGCTAGCGCCGCAGGATTACGGTTTAGTCGGCATGGTAACTGCCGTGACGGGTTTTGTCGCCTTGTTTAAAGATATGGGGTTGTCGATGGCAACAATCCAAAAGGCAGAAATTAACCACCGCCAGATTAGCAACCTGTTTTGGGTAAATATTGCAGTTAGCCTGTTACTAACTCTCGTAACTTGCGCGCTCGCTCCCGCTGTCGCCGTATTTTACAACGAACCCCGTTTAACCTTAATTACCATCGTTTCAGCAATTGGTTTTCTGTTTGGAGGCTTAACAGTCCAGCATCAAGCGTTGCTCAACCGCCAGATGCGGTTTACTGCTTTAGCAGCGATTGATATTGTTGCTATGGCTTTTGGAGTCGTCAGCGCTCTAGTTTTAGCTTGGTATGGAGCTGGATATTGGGCATTGGTAGTCATGCAAATCGCGATCGCGATCGGTCAAATGGGAGGTGCGTGGTTGCTGTGTAGCTGGCGACCTAGTTTGCCACAACGACACGCTAATATTCGCGAATTATTGACTTTTGGCAGCCATCTCACGGGCTTCAACGTAATTAATTACTTTGCCCGCAACCTAGATAACATTTTAATCGGTCGGTCTTGGGGTGCGGGACAATTAGGGCTGTACTCCAAAGCTTATGGCTTGTTACTCTTACCATTGCAGCAAATTAACGCGCCGATTACTGCGGTCGCAATCCCGAGCTTAAGTCGATTACAGGCAGACCCGCAGCAATTTCGCAACTACTACCTTAAAGCAGTCTCGCTGGTTACGTTTCTCACGCTACCTTTAGTTATCCTTTCGATCGCGATCTCTGAAGAAGTGGTGACGCTCATTCTCGGTTCTCAATGGCGAGAAGCTAGTTTTCTATTTCGGTTTCTTGGTGTCGCCGCCATATTTCAACCGCTTTGCAATACGGCTGGATGGTTGTATATTGCCACAGGCAAAACAGACCGCATGTTGAAATGGGGCGTGTTTGCTTCTAGTTTGACAGTGGTATCGTTTTTTATCGGTCTGCCTTATGGAGCGCGGGGAGTTGCTTTATGCTACGCCGTAGCAATGCTCTTACAAGTCTATCCTTGTATGTATTATGCAACCCGCGGTCTAGAAATTACGACGAGCGATTTGTTCTCGGCGATCGCCCAATCGCTTGTTGCTGCTATCATCGCGGGGATTGCCACAATTGGAGTTAAATTTGTACTCGATCCGATTTTACCAGTGTGGGAAATCGCGATCGCTTGCACGTTAGTGATGACAATATTGTATGTCGCGATCGTGTTTTATTTGTTTGGCAAGAAATCTTTTTATCTGTCCTTCCTGCAAGAATTTAAACAACGACGATGA
- a CDS encoding glycosyltransferase, whose translation MKIAFVVQEFPALSETFILNQISGLIELGHEVDIYAVQPRSQDSKVHPDVEKYDLRSRTFYAAKMPDNRWQQWLKGLGLIATNFPKAPHAIARLLYSESVRQVSRLTLIYELTPWLRRSRSYDIIHCHFGMNGVKAAVLKEIGAIQGRLITVFHGFDITLYLQQVGDRVYDRLLSTADLLMPISKLWQQKLIELGGDEKKIVVHHMGIDCHQFTFKARQYSERVVRVITIARLVEKKGVEYGIRAVAKLAKDFPQIEYQIVGDGCLKDELQKLSQELKVTDKVKLLGWKQQQEITELLAQAHIYMAPSVTSRNGDREGIPVSLMEAMACGMPILSTMHSGIPELVEHGKSGFLVPERDADALAEKLSYLLENPEIWQKMGVAGRACVEQYYNIQRLNGQLVEIYQKLLRA comes from the coding sequence ATGAAAATAGCCTTTGTCGTGCAGGAATTTCCAGCTTTGTCTGAAACCTTTATCCTGAATCAAATTTCAGGTTTAATCGAGCTAGGACATGAGGTAGATATTTATGCCGTTCAACCGCGATCGCAAGATTCAAAAGTGCATCCAGATGTCGAAAAATATGACTTGCGATCGCGAACTTTTTATGCTGCTAAAATGCCCGATAATCGCTGGCAACAATGGCTGAAAGGATTGGGTTTAATCGCCACTAATTTTCCCAAAGCACCTCATGCGATCGCGCGGTTGCTCTATTCTGAATCTGTCAGACAAGTCAGCCGACTGACGCTAATTTACGAGTTAACTCCTTGGCTAAGACGCAGTAGATCGTATGATATCATTCACTGCCATTTTGGGATGAATGGTGTGAAAGCGGCTGTATTAAAAGAAATCGGGGCAATTCAAGGTCGATTGATTACCGTATTTCACGGATTTGATATTACTCTTTATCTTCAACAAGTCGGCGATCGCGTTTACGATCGCTTGCTATCGACCGCAGATTTATTAATGCCAATTAGCAAGCTTTGGCAGCAAAAACTCATTGAATTAGGTGGCGACGAAAAGAAAATTGTCGTTCACCATATGGGAATTGATTGTCATCAATTCACTTTTAAAGCACGTCAATACAGCGAGCGCGTAGTGCGGGTAATTACTATTGCGCGTCTGGTCGAAAAAAAAGGCGTAGAATATGGAATTCGGGCTGTAGCAAAACTAGCAAAAGATTTTCCCCAAATAGAATATCAAATAGTAGGAGACGGCTGTTTAAAAGACGAGTTACAAAAGCTAAGTCAAGAACTTAAAGTAACCGATAAAGTGAAACTATTAGGTTGGAAACAACAGCAAGAAATTACCGAACTTCTCGCTCAAGCTCACATTTATATGGCTCCCAGCGTTACCAGTAGAAATGGCGATAGAGAAGGTATTCCAGTCTCTTTAATGGAAGCAATGGCTTGCGGAATGCCAATTTTGAGTACCATGCATAGCGGCATTCCCGAACTTGTCGAACACGGTAAGTCAGGATTTTTAGTACCAGAACGAGATGCGGATGCTTTAGCTGAAAAATTGAGTTATCTGCTAGAAAACCCCGAAATTTGGCAAAAAATGGGCGTAGCAGGTCGAGCCTGTGTGGAACAATATTACAACATCCAGCGACTTAACGGACAACTCGTTGAGATCTATCAAAAACTATTACGTGCTTGA